Proteins encoded together in one Caldisalinibacter kiritimatiensis window:
- a CDS encoding threonine/serine exporter family protein, producing ESFVTPTGIFLSVEYQNEVLTYIKRIKSIKIDLNKIALVNDFSRKFVEGKISMNEALNLLEEIDNAGDYKSILKLFFGGIAGAFFCLMFGGSMLDFIATFFISSIVVLISAHLGKRNVTFFLSNVIGSIAATILAIIFSMTSLSFSIDKIIIGSIMPLVPGVAITNAIRDSISGDFLSGLSRSLEAIIIALAIAFGVGVTLKFQLIF from the coding sequence CAGAATCTTTCGTAACACCTACAGGCATATTTCTTTCAGTAGAATACCAAAATGAAGTTTTAACTTATATTAAAAGAATAAAAAGTATAAAAATAGACTTAAATAAAATTGCTTTAGTCAATGACTTTTCTAGAAAATTTGTTGAAGGAAAAATTTCTATGAATGAAGCTTTAAATCTATTAGAAGAAATTGATAATGCAGGAGATTATAAAAGCATTTTAAAATTATTTTTTGGAGGTATAGCGGGAGCTTTCTTTTGCTTAATGTTCGGTGGGTCTATGCTTGATTTTATAGCTACTTTTTTCATTAGTTCTATAGTAGTTTTAATATCAGCGCATCTTGGAAAAAGAAATGTAACTTTCTTTTTAAGTAATGTTATTGGTTCTATAGCAGCAACCATTTTAGCTATAATTTTTTCTATGACTTCTTTAAGTTTTAGTATTGATAAGATAATTATAGGTTCAATTATGCCTTTAGTTCCAGGTGTAGCAATAACAAACGCAATTAGAGATTCAATTTCAGGTGACTTTCTATCAGGTCTATCTAGGTCTCTTGAAGCTATAATTATAGCTTTAGCAATAGCATTTGGAGTTGGAGTAACTTTAAAGTTTCAATTAATTTTTTAG
- a CDS encoding tRNA threonylcarbamoyladenosine dehydratase — MFNPFHRTEMIIGKYNLKKLKESKVAVFGIGGVGSYVVEGLVRCGVGTLILIDFDTVDITNINRQLHASMNTVGKVKVEVMKKRILDINPEANVIAYNKLYNSETANDLLSSEYDYVVDAIDMVSSKLDLIEKCKKMDTPIISSMGTGNKLNPTMFKVADIYETKVCPLAKVMRKELRRRGIKELKVVYSEEKPIKPQKQDEQEDRRNQTPGSISFVPSVAGLIIASEVIKDLIKQKN, encoded by the coding sequence ATGTTTAATCCATTCCATAGAACAGAAATGATAATAGGAAAATATAATTTAAAAAAGTTAAAAGAAAGTAAAGTAGCAGTTTTTGGTATAGGTGGAGTAGGCTCATATGTTGTTGAAGGGCTTGTAAGATGTGGTGTAGGTACTTTGATATTAATAGATTTTGATACAGTAGATATTACAAATATAAACAGACAATTACATGCAAGTATGAATACAGTTGGAAAAGTAAAGGTCGAAGTAATGAAGAAAAGGATACTAGATATTAATCCTGAAGCAAATGTAATTGCATATAATAAATTATACAATAGCGAAACGGCAAATGATTTACTTTCGAGTGAGTATGATTATGTAGTAGATGCTATAGATATGGTTTCGTCTAAATTAGATTTAATTGAGAAATGCAAGAAAATGGATACACCAATAATAAGTAGTATGGGAACGGGAAATAAGCTTAATCCAACCATGTTTAAGGTTGCAGATATATATGAAACTAAAGTATGTCCTTTAGCAAAGGTTATGAGAAAAGAGTTGCGAAGAAGAGGAATAAAAGAATTAAAGGTTGTATATTCAGAAGAAAAACCAATCAAACCCCAAAAACAAGACGAACAAGAGGATAGAAGAAATCAGACACCAGGTAGCATTTCTTTTGTACCTTCAGTAGCGGGTTTAATAATAGCGTCTGAAGTAATAAAGGATTTAATAAAGCAAAAAAATTAA
- a CDS encoding thioredoxin family protein: MSERLSEISIESIEKQVFDSDKIVILLFCSENWNPCFDLEKTLINIKHTYKANVDVYKVDYNKNKKLAKNFEIISLPTMVFFYKGNEVKRFTGSMDKELLKLNIMIIIKNCC, from the coding sequence ATGAGTGAAAGGTTATCTGAAATTTCAATTGAATCAATAGAAAAACAAGTTTTCGATTCTGACAAAATAGTTATATTACTATTTTGTTCTGAAAATTGGAATCCTTGCTTTGATTTAGAGAAAACGCTAATAAATATAAAGCACACTTATAAAGCAAATGTAGATGTTTATAAGGTAGATTATAATAAAAATAAGAAATTAGCTAAGAATTTTGAAATAATTAGCTTACCAACTATGGTGTTTTTTTATAAGGGAAATGAAGTAAAAAGATTTACTGGTTCTATGGATAAAGAACTGCTTAAACTAAATATTATGATAATAATAAAAAACTGCTGTTAA
- a CDS encoding SoxR reducing system RseC family protein, giving the protein MEQVGFVSKVEGNKATVIVRRVTSCGDSCSTCSGSCSVPGLTVDIDNTIGAKKGDYVEVRTRTKTILKSAFLVYIIPLVLMVVGIALGIYVFKGLGFDNYESIGLLTGLVALGISYVILRIVDNKIKRNNSIDFEMVRILD; this is encoded by the coding sequence ATGGAACAAGTAGGTTTTGTAAGTAAAGTAGAAGGAAATAAGGCAACGGTAATTGTTAGAAGAGTAACATCATGTGGAGATAGTTGCTCAACATGTAGTGGAAGCTGTAGCGTACCTGGATTAACAGTTGATATAGATAATACAATAGGAGCTAAAAAAGGAGATTATGTAGAGGTAAGAACTAGAACAAAGACGATATTAAAATCAGCTTTTTTAGTATATATTATACCTTTAGTTTTAATGGTAGTTGGAATAGCATTAGGAATATATGTATTTAAAGGATTGGGATTTGATAATTATGAATCTATAGGGTTATTAACAGGACTAGTAGCATTAGGGATATCATACGTAATTTTACGAATAGTAGATAATAAAATAAAAAGAAATAATAGCATTGACTTTGAAATGGTAAGAATTTTAGACTGA
- a CDS encoding metal-sensitive transcriptional regulator: protein MEPIKDTDSILKRLRRIEGQVKGIQRMVEEQKYCGDILIQIAAARAALNKVGGLILEYHMKDCIKDYMEDKEKDEVLEELIDVMLKYTK from the coding sequence ATGGAACCAATAAAAGATACGGATTCGATATTAAAAAGATTGAGAAGAATTGAAGGGCAGGTAAAAGGAATACAGAGAATGGTAGAAGAACAGAAATATTGTGGAGATATACTAATACAAATAGCAGCAGCAAGGGCTGCACTTAATAAAGTAGGTGGATTGATATTAGAATATCATATGAAAGACTGCATAAAAGATTATATGGAGGATAAAGAAAAGGACGAAGTACTTGAAGAATTAATAGATGTAATGTTAAAATACACAAAATAA
- a CDS encoding threonine/serine exporter family protein has protein sequence MYILNQLIYAFLSAIGFSIIFHIPKDSVIKSGLAGALGWVVFLITKTNLSSPVAGAFWGAITVGILGELFARFFKKPATVFIIPGIVPLVPGAGMYYTMSAITESRFIDAANIGSETLFVAASIASGILVSSSISRMIKRNFKIKKNIEKTA, from the coding sequence ATGTATATATTAAATCAGTTAATCTACGCATTCTTATCAGCAATAGGATTTTCTATAATTTTTCATATACCAAAAGATTCAGTTATTAAATCTGGATTAGCTGGAGCTTTAGGTTGGGTTGTTTTTTTGATAACTAAAACTAATTTATCATCTCCTGTTGCAGGAGCATTTTGGGGAGCTATAACTGTAGGAATTCTAGGTGAATTATTTGCACGATTTTTCAAAAAACCAGCAACAGTGTTTATAATTCCAGGCATTGTACCATTAGTCCCAGGTGCAGGAATGTACTACACAATGTCTGCAATTACAGAAAGTAGATTTATTGATGCTGCTAATATAGGTAGTGAAACTTTATTTGTAGCTGCATCAATTGCAAGTGGTATTTTAGTTTCTTCATCTATTAGTAGAATGATTAAAAGAAATTTTAAAATAAAAAAAAATATAGAAAAAACTGCTTAA